GCTTcggaaggtaatcaggtgatcgtcctttttcggaaagctcgaattcaccacTACCAACCCAaaagacctcgcaaaatccaatagagcAGCTCCCTCGTCATTCTTCTCTCCGAAACTAAAACCACCATGCATATCATTAAAGCCTCCCAGTAATGacccaatgtgcccattgaagtcctccgctacaacaatcttctcagaaCTAGGCActcctctcaccacctcatccaaagcctcccaaaaccgcaacTTCTCCACCCCATCGAAGCCTACCTTCggtgcataaacactacacacattcAGGGTAAACCGCCCAATAACCAACTTAacagtcatcaacctatcgttgatcctcttaaCGTCCActacctgccctctaagctcttcatccactaagatgcgAACTCCATTCTTACGCCTCTCGCTACCAGAGCACTATAACTTATAACCATCTACATCCCTTGCCTTAGACTCTACCCACCcagtctcctgaacacacgcaatattgattctcctctttctaagaatcttcaccagctctatagacttacccttaagagtccctatattccaagacccaaccctcagcctatcAACTCCAGCAACACGCCTTCCTCTACCACCCCTAACGCCAAACCTTGCCCCCACTCCCCCGCCCTTCCCTCCTTCCTTACCTTCAAAATAGCCCTTCCTTCCTCCCCCTCGGACCCCCTCAGACATGACCCTATCTTGCCATCAAAGCCTACAGCCACAACTCCACAAGAATGTAAACAACGACAGTAATAAAGCAACAACAGGAAAAAAAAGGTACAAGTAAAGTAGATGAAATAATCGCGGAAAAAGTCTACCCCACAAATTAATACTAAGTCAAGCGATGTACTAATCCGGAACACAActcaacaacaatctccaaacaAAGAAGCCAGACACTACTACCCACACAAGCAATAGGaaggatacaaaaaagtaaaacaaaatccataacaaGAGACAGGGACACGGCAACAAAATAATATACAGGAAATAAAAAACTGACTGAAGTGGCTAAATGCCTAAAAGTATAGATGTCACCGGTACGCCTGCTAGCTGCTGGTTCCGTCAATTTGATGTCAAAAATCATTGCTGGAGTAAGGTCGCTAGTAAAAGAACTGCTGGTACATTTCTGAAGTATATCTGGAGAGTCGCCGGAGTAACGCCGAGAGCCTTTTGCAATCTTACTGGGATCTGGACGTCTTCTAACCCGAACCACCTGTTTGACCTACCTATTTTGCCGCAGGTGAAACCCCTCCCTGTTGCCGGGGTCGAGTCGGAGGGAATCGTAGTTCCACCGGTGACTGAAGTGACGGAACAAGAAGGAAATTTAGGGAGGAGGGGGGGAGGGGCGAGTACGAAGAGGAACTGGGGGTGAGAGAGATCTGGGGTGGGAGAGAGGTTCAACCTTACCTTTTCTGGCTCAATCGACGCCGTTGACGGCGTTAGAAGCTGCCGGTCAGTCGGGGTAGAGCGTGAAGGTGAGCGTTAAACGTTAAAGGTAACCGTTGGAGAGAGCGTTTCACAGAATTTTCAATCATAATTAACAAATTGAGTCAACAcgataaattatcaaataatataaagaaaaaaaatgattttgacaaaaataatatagttgTTGCATGAATTAACTtgatgaaaaaattgaaggaaaggtgtcttttaagtcttaaatgaaggattggtgacattgaccaatttaaagggtcaaacataattaaaaaaacttgattaggttaattgtggacttgattaatattttctaaactttttaatcttttcaaaaatataaattaacccacacccacaaaactttcctccctctgcaaatcaatctctctctcttctctctttctctcgacagtttctctctctaacttcttccaaccaacaacttttcaaatttctcccttcaatttgtgcaacttcaacctctggaaataaatagttttgagttcttgcccgttccttttttactttcaaccgtcagtcgacgtgataatattctccggcgacaacaacttcgagttcttcatcgtttcttttcgattttcacaagtaaaaaattaaggcttttaagttatgacgaaaatgaggaacttgatttgttggtgtttgttatttttttttatgttttttgttattttttttaatgtttgttattttttagttgaatttcttatctggatgtatctgctactgctgttttttaacaatggataaaacatgtaatgtgaattcaacagatgagtatttgttgcaacacatataactaatctgttgcacagattagtaatctgttgcaacatatatgactaatatgttgcgcagattagtaatatgttgcaacatatatgactaatttattgcaacaaatgagtaatctgttgcaacatagatgactaatttattgcaacaaatgagtaatctgttgcaacatatatgactaatttgttgcaataaatgagtaatctgttgcaatatatatgactaatctattgcaaaagattacacatctgttggattcgttttatagtgttgtagtatgaatccaacatatgggtcatctgttgcaatagattagtcatatattgcaatagattactcacttgttgcaataaatgatttatatgttgaattcatgttacagattctatccattgtagcagtagcagatacaccaaataagaaattcaacaaaaattataattttacttacaaaataagctatgaagtaatgtccaagtgatatacaaacaaaatttgacctaatttttttttaaaaaatttcaacaggggcacaacgaataagtaaaacacatgaaaaatttcatgaaacaagtaaagaagacaaaaataatataccatacatcaaatgcaaaaggatcaaggggacaaatatttgagttctcctaaaaacgtttaagttccctaatattttaattgctttctaatagttgacccatctgttacaacagattttctatttgtttgataattttcaatagatgaatcatctgatgcagcatgctagtcatctgttgattcaaattaagcaattattagtaataatt
The sequence above is drawn from the Capsicum annuum cultivar UCD-10X-F1 unplaced genomic scaffold, UCD10Xv1.1 ctg69454, whole genome shotgun sequence genome and encodes:
- the LOC107854491 gene encoding craniofacial development protein 2-like gives rise to the protein MSEGVRGGGRKGYFEGKEGGKGGGVGARFGVRGGRGRRVAGVDRLRVGERRKNGVRILVDEELRGQVVDVKRINDRLMTVKLVIGRFTLNVCSVYAPKVGFDGVEKLRFWEALDEVVRGVPSSEKIVVAEDFNGHIGSLLGGFNDMHGGFSFGEKNDEGAALLDFARSFGLVVVNSSFPKKDDHLITFRSTIAKI